One genomic region from Xyrauchen texanus isolate HMW12.3.18 chromosome 4, RBS_HiC_50CHRs, whole genome shotgun sequence encodes:
- the LOC127635815 gene encoding neuronal tyrosine-phosphorylated phosphoinositide-3-kinase adapter 1-like isoform X1 translates to MSSGSAQDVAVENFLRDIERRGQWLHCAVIGCEEEEEYPRCDMNLLYRKSRVDWRHRDQESKKSSSYKDASSATVGKVRDLASFRRHFRMGFMTMPASQDLSPHSCAAAMAPRSQSCHAVGTGEGEELENGYYPNSDSQNQSNTSRCPPAKPKRHPNTRLSSTPQLEHPARGVHAPPDTPPPPPPNHLPKHPEKRNAMKKSDSGEMSGRKVPPLKPKRSPSTQLSFDPPPTRVPPPTTPLNFQSSEPSPRGEGGDDEPVYIEMVGQVFTRETHCAPTPLPLTPSATTPDSDSDQGEAIYEEMKYPLPDEAARDAHRRLPLKQERIKSSKSYHSSIISSASSSTSSSLPRPSSSTPACSSSKPKVTVSTSHSSPLPSSCSSASSTPIPQPLSSSPHPPRAPTPFLLPGAKPEHESSSSKIPAPFPNLLQHKPPLLAFPQPAAASSGVGVQHKSSSAKISVQSASSLPMSTSTSSGTSSTSTSKESSGIEKEKERREGQLGPAPGLRARSHSTPLPPSSKSSSPYSHHHHHHHSHHRPSHYHHYRKPDKEASSTGKGSGQAQSSTQTQSKEGKSVSFLLKSEKPERDRERERDRERDRERDRDRERDLSTPLSNYSDTPSSNTYTHTSQTGTSTTPTSSLPQSSTAATAPSSSSSSSTQRPPSRSHMHRSHTPHLSHGLPAYKPPSTDSPLLWTYPSVGFRHPPAYDSLRGGSQLPSLYTDPTKTGSATLALQAKTGFIPWESAAGLGLTDEQAYWPMHRKLSFSHGSRDTEKEDGSVWNGSSEAPIRRERDDIGAAMRGGGHSGIPVRATGRHSESLAGADGPPGLRGLIRAGLPLPCQTFPACRNGEMGRLGRSSSTSGVRQVGGDVQRQSSLPAREALNQFHALSQVQSQAPCSPSMTRQQYQHQQQVQLQFQQLAQLAAQAQAPINAGSSSPAQRDGKLLEVIERKRCLCKEIKAHRRPDKSLCKQDSMPILPSWRRTPEPRKTGTPPCQRPQAVVWDTAI, encoded by the exons CTCCAGTTATAAAGATGCCTCCTCTGCGACTGTTGGGAAGGTTCGTGATCTGGCGTCATTTCGCCGTCATTTCCGAATGGGATTTATGACGATGCCGGCATCTCAGGACTTGTCGCCCCACTCTTGTGCGGCCGCCATGGCCCCACGCTCCCAGTCCTGCCACGCTGTGGGCACCGGTGAGGGAGAGGAACTTGAAAATGGTTATTATCCAAACTCAGACTCTCAAAACCAATCAAATACATCCCGCTGCCCCCCAGCCAAGCCTAAACGCCACCCCAATACTCGTCTCAGCTCCACACCTCAGCTGGAGCATCCTGCCCGTGGGGTCCATGCACCACCGGACACTCCGCCACCTCCACCTCCTAATCACCTACCCAAACACCCAGAGAAGCGCAATG CAATGAAGAAGTCAGATTCAGGTGAAATGTCAGGACGGAAAGTTCCTCCATTGAAACCAAAACGGAGTCCAAGCACACAGCTCTCCTTTGACCCCCCGCCTACTCGAGTCCCACCCCCAACCACACCTCTCAACTTCCAGAGCTCTGAACCCTCTCCACGTGGTGAGGGGGGAGACGATGAACCAGTTTACATTGAGATGGTGGGCCAGGTGTTCACCCGAGAGACTCACTGTGCTCCCACTCCTCTCCCCCTCACACCCTCTGCCACCACGCCTGACTCTGACTCAGACCAAGGAGAGGCCATCTATGAAGAGATGAAGTATCCACTACCAGACGAAGCAGCTCGAGATGCCCACCGCCGCTTGCCACTTAAACAAGAACGTATTAAGTCCTCTAAATCTTACCACTCCTCTATCATTTCATCCGCCTCCTCTTCCACCTCCTCCTCTCTCCCGCGCCCCTCATCCTCTACTCCGGCCTGCTCCTCCTCCAAGCCTAAAGTGACCGTCTCCACCTCTCATTCCTCTCCTCTTCCATCATCCTGTTCTTCTGCATCCTCCACTCCCATACCTCAACCCCTCTCCTCGTCACCTCACCCTCCCCGTGCCCCCACACCCTTCCTGTTGCCAGGAGCGAAGCCTGAACATGAGTCCAGCTCTAGTAAGATTCCAGCACCCTTTCCTAACTTGCTTCAGCACAAGCCCCCTCTTCTGGCATTTCCTCAGCCAGCTGCTGCCTCCAGTGGAGTGGGGGTTCAGCACAAGTCCAGCTCGGCCAAGATCAGCGTGCAATCAGCCTCCAGCCTGCCAATGTCAACCAGCACCTCCTCTGGCACTAGCTCCACTAGTACTTCCAAAGAGTCCTCTGGAATCGAGAAGGAGAAGGAGAGGAGGGAAGGACAGCTGGGACCGGCACCGGGACTCAGAGCTCGGAGTCATTCCACTCCTCTTCCTCCATCGTCGAAATCCTCCTCTCCATATtcccaccaccatcatcatcatcactcacACCACCGGCCTTCCCACTATCATCATTATCGCAAGCCTGATAAAGAGGCCTCTTCTACGGGCAAAGGGTCAGGGCAAGCTCAGTCCTCCACCCAGACACAGTCTAAGGAGGGCAAGTCAGTCAGCTTCCTGCTCAAGTCCGAGAAACCTGAGCGAGacagggagagggaaagagacagAGAGCGGGACAGAGAGAGGGATCGTGATCGAGAGAGAGACCTGAGCACGCCATTGTCCAACTACTCAGACACCCCATcctcaaacacatatacacacacttctCAAACCGGTACTAGCACCACGCCGACCTCGAGTCTACCACAATCATCAACAGCAGCCACAGcaccttcctcctcctcttcttcttccacTCAACGTCCCCCGTCTCGTTCTCATATGCACCGTTCACACACACCCCACTTGTCTCATGGCCTTCCTGCTTACAAACCTCCCTCCACCGACAGTCCCCTGCTCTGGACTTACCCTTCTGTCGGTTTCCGCCACCCACCTGCCTATGACAGCTTGCGTGGGGGCTCGCAGTTGCCATCCTTGTACACAGACCCAACAAAAACTGGATCTGCAACCCTGGCTTTGCAGGCCAAGACCGGGTTCATTCCATGGGAGAGTGCAGCTGGATTGGGGCTCACCGATGAACAGGCTTACTGGCCCATGCACAGAAAATTATCATTCAGTCATGGGAGCCGAGACACAGAGA AGGAAGATGGGAGTGTGTGGAACGGCAGTTCAGAAGCTCCTATAAGGAGAGAAAGGGATGACATAGGAGCAGCCATGCGGGGTGGAGGACACTCCGGGATCCCTGTGCGGGCAACAGGGAGACACAGTGAAAGTTTGGCAGGGGCAGACGGACCCCCAGGGCTGAGAGGACTGATACGAGCAGGACTGCCCTTACCCTGCCAAACCTTCCCAGCATGCCGCAACGGAG AGATGGGTCGACTTGGCAGGTCGTCCTCCACATCAGGAGTGAGGCAAGTCGGGGGTGACGTTCAAAGGCAGAGCAGTCTGCCAGCCAGAGAGGCACTCAACCAG TTCCATGCGCTCTCCCAGGTTCAGTCTCAGGCTCCCTGCAGTCCGTCAATGACCCGGCAGCAGTACCAGCACCAGCAGCAAGTTCAGCTCCAGTTCCAGCAGCTGGCTCAGCTCGCCGCACAGGCCCAGGCTCCCATCAACGCAGGCTCATCCTCCCCAGCCCAACGTGATGGAAAGCTCCTGGAGGTGATTGAGAGAAAGCGCTGCCTGTGTAAGGAGATTAAGGCACATCGCAGGCCGGATAAGAGCTTATGTAAGCAGGACAGCATGCCTATTTTACCCAGCTGGAGGAGAACACCAGAGCCAAGAAAGACTGGAACACCACCCTGCCAGAGGCCACAGGCTGTGGTGTGGGACACGGCCATCTGA
- the LOC127635815 gene encoding neuronal tyrosine-phosphorylated phosphoinositide-3-kinase adapter 1-like isoform X2 produces the protein MDRGWRVSSSYKDASSATVGKVRDLASFRRHFRMGFMTMPASQDLSPHSCAAAMAPRSQSCHAVGTGEGEELENGYYPNSDSQNQSNTSRCPPAKPKRHPNTRLSSTPQLEHPARGVHAPPDTPPPPPPNHLPKHPEKRNAMKKSDSGEMSGRKVPPLKPKRSPSTQLSFDPPPTRVPPPTTPLNFQSSEPSPRGEGGDDEPVYIEMVGQVFTRETHCAPTPLPLTPSATTPDSDSDQGEAIYEEMKYPLPDEAARDAHRRLPLKQERIKSSKSYHSSIISSASSSTSSSLPRPSSSTPACSSSKPKVTVSTSHSSPLPSSCSSASSTPIPQPLSSSPHPPRAPTPFLLPGAKPEHESSSSKIPAPFPNLLQHKPPLLAFPQPAAASSGVGVQHKSSSAKISVQSASSLPMSTSTSSGTSSTSTSKESSGIEKEKERREGQLGPAPGLRARSHSTPLPPSSKSSSPYSHHHHHHHSHHRPSHYHHYRKPDKEASSTGKGSGQAQSSTQTQSKEGKSVSFLLKSEKPERDRERERDRERDRERDRDRERDLSTPLSNYSDTPSSNTYTHTSQTGTSTTPTSSLPQSSTAATAPSSSSSSSTQRPPSRSHMHRSHTPHLSHGLPAYKPPSTDSPLLWTYPSVGFRHPPAYDSLRGGSQLPSLYTDPTKTGSATLALQAKTGFIPWESAAGLGLTDEQAYWPMHRKLSFSHGSRDTEKEDGSVWNGSSEAPIRRERDDIGAAMRGGGHSGIPVRATGRHSESLAGADGPPGLRGLIRAGLPLPCQTFPACRNGEMGRLGRSSSTSGVRQVGGDVQRQSSLPAREALNQFHALSQVQSQAPCSPSMTRQQYQHQQQVQLQFQQLAQLAAQAQAPINAGSSSPAQRDGKLLEVIERKRCLCKEIKAHRRPDKSLCKQDSMPILPSWRRTPEPRKTGTPPCQRPQAVVWDTAI, from the exons ATGGACCGAGGCTGGAGAGTAAG CTCCAGTTATAAAGATGCCTCCTCTGCGACTGTTGGGAAGGTTCGTGATCTGGCGTCATTTCGCCGTCATTTCCGAATGGGATTTATGACGATGCCGGCATCTCAGGACTTGTCGCCCCACTCTTGTGCGGCCGCCATGGCCCCACGCTCCCAGTCCTGCCACGCTGTGGGCACCGGTGAGGGAGAGGAACTTGAAAATGGTTATTATCCAAACTCAGACTCTCAAAACCAATCAAATACATCCCGCTGCCCCCCAGCCAAGCCTAAACGCCACCCCAATACTCGTCTCAGCTCCACACCTCAGCTGGAGCATCCTGCCCGTGGGGTCCATGCACCACCGGACACTCCGCCACCTCCACCTCCTAATCACCTACCCAAACACCCAGAGAAGCGCAATG CAATGAAGAAGTCAGATTCAGGTGAAATGTCAGGACGGAAAGTTCCTCCATTGAAACCAAAACGGAGTCCAAGCACACAGCTCTCCTTTGACCCCCCGCCTACTCGAGTCCCACCCCCAACCACACCTCTCAACTTCCAGAGCTCTGAACCCTCTCCACGTGGTGAGGGGGGAGACGATGAACCAGTTTACATTGAGATGGTGGGCCAGGTGTTCACCCGAGAGACTCACTGTGCTCCCACTCCTCTCCCCCTCACACCCTCTGCCACCACGCCTGACTCTGACTCAGACCAAGGAGAGGCCATCTATGAAGAGATGAAGTATCCACTACCAGACGAAGCAGCTCGAGATGCCCACCGCCGCTTGCCACTTAAACAAGAACGTATTAAGTCCTCTAAATCTTACCACTCCTCTATCATTTCATCCGCCTCCTCTTCCACCTCCTCCTCTCTCCCGCGCCCCTCATCCTCTACTCCGGCCTGCTCCTCCTCCAAGCCTAAAGTGACCGTCTCCACCTCTCATTCCTCTCCTCTTCCATCATCCTGTTCTTCTGCATCCTCCACTCCCATACCTCAACCCCTCTCCTCGTCACCTCACCCTCCCCGTGCCCCCACACCCTTCCTGTTGCCAGGAGCGAAGCCTGAACATGAGTCCAGCTCTAGTAAGATTCCAGCACCCTTTCCTAACTTGCTTCAGCACAAGCCCCCTCTTCTGGCATTTCCTCAGCCAGCTGCTGCCTCCAGTGGAGTGGGGGTTCAGCACAAGTCCAGCTCGGCCAAGATCAGCGTGCAATCAGCCTCCAGCCTGCCAATGTCAACCAGCACCTCCTCTGGCACTAGCTCCACTAGTACTTCCAAAGAGTCCTCTGGAATCGAGAAGGAGAAGGAGAGGAGGGAAGGACAGCTGGGACCGGCACCGGGACTCAGAGCTCGGAGTCATTCCACTCCTCTTCCTCCATCGTCGAAATCCTCCTCTCCATATtcccaccaccatcatcatcatcactcacACCACCGGCCTTCCCACTATCATCATTATCGCAAGCCTGATAAAGAGGCCTCTTCTACGGGCAAAGGGTCAGGGCAAGCTCAGTCCTCCACCCAGACACAGTCTAAGGAGGGCAAGTCAGTCAGCTTCCTGCTCAAGTCCGAGAAACCTGAGCGAGacagggagagggaaagagacagAGAGCGGGACAGAGAGAGGGATCGTGATCGAGAGAGAGACCTGAGCACGCCATTGTCCAACTACTCAGACACCCCATcctcaaacacatatacacacacttctCAAACCGGTACTAGCACCACGCCGACCTCGAGTCTACCACAATCATCAACAGCAGCCACAGcaccttcctcctcctcttcttcttccacTCAACGTCCCCCGTCTCGTTCTCATATGCACCGTTCACACACACCCCACTTGTCTCATGGCCTTCCTGCTTACAAACCTCCCTCCACCGACAGTCCCCTGCTCTGGACTTACCCTTCTGTCGGTTTCCGCCACCCACCTGCCTATGACAGCTTGCGTGGGGGCTCGCAGTTGCCATCCTTGTACACAGACCCAACAAAAACTGGATCTGCAACCCTGGCTTTGCAGGCCAAGACCGGGTTCATTCCATGGGAGAGTGCAGCTGGATTGGGGCTCACCGATGAACAGGCTTACTGGCCCATGCACAGAAAATTATCATTCAGTCATGGGAGCCGAGACACAGAGA AGGAAGATGGGAGTGTGTGGAACGGCAGTTCAGAAGCTCCTATAAGGAGAGAAAGGGATGACATAGGAGCAGCCATGCGGGGTGGAGGACACTCCGGGATCCCTGTGCGGGCAACAGGGAGACACAGTGAAAGTTTGGCAGGGGCAGACGGACCCCCAGGGCTGAGAGGACTGATACGAGCAGGACTGCCCTTACCCTGCCAAACCTTCCCAGCATGCCGCAACGGAG AGATGGGTCGACTTGGCAGGTCGTCCTCCACATCAGGAGTGAGGCAAGTCGGGGGTGACGTTCAAAGGCAGAGCAGTCTGCCAGCCAGAGAGGCACTCAACCAG TTCCATGCGCTCTCCCAGGTTCAGTCTCAGGCTCCCTGCAGTCCGTCAATGACCCGGCAGCAGTACCAGCACCAGCAGCAAGTTCAGCTCCAGTTCCAGCAGCTGGCTCAGCTCGCCGCACAGGCCCAGGCTCCCATCAACGCAGGCTCATCCTCCCCAGCCCAACGTGATGGAAAGCTCCTGGAGGTGATTGAGAGAAAGCGCTGCCTGTGTAAGGAGATTAAGGCACATCGCAGGCCGGATAAGAGCTTATGTAAGCAGGACAGCATGCCTATTTTACCCAGCTGGAGGAGAACACCAGAGCCAAGAAAGACTGGAACACCACCCTGCCAGAGGCCACAGGCTGTGGTGTGGGACACGGCCATCTGA
- the LOC127635815 gene encoding neuronal tyrosine-phosphorylated phosphoinositide-3-kinase adapter 1-like isoform X3, whose translation MKKSDSGEMSGRKVPPLKPKRSPSTQLSFDPPPTRVPPPTTPLNFQSSEPSPRGEGGDDEPVYIEMVGQVFTRETHCAPTPLPLTPSATTPDSDSDQGEAIYEEMKYPLPDEAARDAHRRLPLKQERIKSSKSYHSSIISSASSSTSSSLPRPSSSTPACSSSKPKVTVSTSHSSPLPSSCSSASSTPIPQPLSSSPHPPRAPTPFLLPGAKPEHESSSSKIPAPFPNLLQHKPPLLAFPQPAAASSGVGVQHKSSSAKISVQSASSLPMSTSTSSGTSSTSTSKESSGIEKEKERREGQLGPAPGLRARSHSTPLPPSSKSSSPYSHHHHHHHSHHRPSHYHHYRKPDKEASSTGKGSGQAQSSTQTQSKEGKSVSFLLKSEKPERDRERERDRERDRERDRDRERDLSTPLSNYSDTPSSNTYTHTSQTGTSTTPTSSLPQSSTAATAPSSSSSSSTQRPPSRSHMHRSHTPHLSHGLPAYKPPSTDSPLLWTYPSVGFRHPPAYDSLRGGSQLPSLYTDPTKTGSATLALQAKTGFIPWESAAGLGLTDEQAYWPMHRKLSFSHGSRDTEKEDGSVWNGSSEAPIRRERDDIGAAMRGGGHSGIPVRATGRHSESLAGADGPPGLRGLIRAGLPLPCQTFPACRNGEMGRLGRSSSTSGVRQVGGDVQRQSSLPAREALNQFHALSQVQSQAPCSPSMTRQQYQHQQQVQLQFQQLAQLAAQAQAPINAGSSSPAQRDGKLLEVIERKRCLCKEIKAHRRPDKSLCKQDSMPILPSWRRTPEPRKTGTPPCQRPQAVVWDTAI comes from the exons ATGAAGAAGTCAGATTCAGGTGAAATGTCAGGACGGAAAGTTCCTCCATTGAAACCAAAACGGAGTCCAAGCACACAGCTCTCCTTTGACCCCCCGCCTACTCGAGTCCCACCCCCAACCACACCTCTCAACTTCCAGAGCTCTGAACCCTCTCCACGTGGTGAGGGGGGAGACGATGAACCAGTTTACATTGAGATGGTGGGCCAGGTGTTCACCCGAGAGACTCACTGTGCTCCCACTCCTCTCCCCCTCACACCCTCTGCCACCACGCCTGACTCTGACTCAGACCAAGGAGAGGCCATCTATGAAGAGATGAAGTATCCACTACCAGACGAAGCAGCTCGAGATGCCCACCGCCGCTTGCCACTTAAACAAGAACGTATTAAGTCCTCTAAATCTTACCACTCCTCTATCATTTCATCCGCCTCCTCTTCCACCTCCTCCTCTCTCCCGCGCCCCTCATCCTCTACTCCGGCCTGCTCCTCCTCCAAGCCTAAAGTGACCGTCTCCACCTCTCATTCCTCTCCTCTTCCATCATCCTGTTCTTCTGCATCCTCCACTCCCATACCTCAACCCCTCTCCTCGTCACCTCACCCTCCCCGTGCCCCCACACCCTTCCTGTTGCCAGGAGCGAAGCCTGAACATGAGTCCAGCTCTAGTAAGATTCCAGCACCCTTTCCTAACTTGCTTCAGCACAAGCCCCCTCTTCTGGCATTTCCTCAGCCAGCTGCTGCCTCCAGTGGAGTGGGGGTTCAGCACAAGTCCAGCTCGGCCAAGATCAGCGTGCAATCAGCCTCCAGCCTGCCAATGTCAACCAGCACCTCCTCTGGCACTAGCTCCACTAGTACTTCCAAAGAGTCCTCTGGAATCGAGAAGGAGAAGGAGAGGAGGGAAGGACAGCTGGGACCGGCACCGGGACTCAGAGCTCGGAGTCATTCCACTCCTCTTCCTCCATCGTCGAAATCCTCCTCTCCATATtcccaccaccatcatcatcatcactcacACCACCGGCCTTCCCACTATCATCATTATCGCAAGCCTGATAAAGAGGCCTCTTCTACGGGCAAAGGGTCAGGGCAAGCTCAGTCCTCCACCCAGACACAGTCTAAGGAGGGCAAGTCAGTCAGCTTCCTGCTCAAGTCCGAGAAACCTGAGCGAGacagggagagggaaagagacagAGAGCGGGACAGAGAGAGGGATCGTGATCGAGAGAGAGACCTGAGCACGCCATTGTCCAACTACTCAGACACCCCATcctcaaacacatatacacacacttctCAAACCGGTACTAGCACCACGCCGACCTCGAGTCTACCACAATCATCAACAGCAGCCACAGcaccttcctcctcctcttcttcttccacTCAACGTCCCCCGTCTCGTTCTCATATGCACCGTTCACACACACCCCACTTGTCTCATGGCCTTCCTGCTTACAAACCTCCCTCCACCGACAGTCCCCTGCTCTGGACTTACCCTTCTGTCGGTTTCCGCCACCCACCTGCCTATGACAGCTTGCGTGGGGGCTCGCAGTTGCCATCCTTGTACACAGACCCAACAAAAACTGGATCTGCAACCCTGGCTTTGCAGGCCAAGACCGGGTTCATTCCATGGGAGAGTGCAGCTGGATTGGGGCTCACCGATGAACAGGCTTACTGGCCCATGCACAGAAAATTATCATTCAGTCATGGGAGCCGAGACACAGAGA AGGAAGATGGGAGTGTGTGGAACGGCAGTTCAGAAGCTCCTATAAGGAGAGAAAGGGATGACATAGGAGCAGCCATGCGGGGTGGAGGACACTCCGGGATCCCTGTGCGGGCAACAGGGAGACACAGTGAAAGTTTGGCAGGGGCAGACGGACCCCCAGGGCTGAGAGGACTGATACGAGCAGGACTGCCCTTACCCTGCCAAACCTTCCCAGCATGCCGCAACGGAG AGATGGGTCGACTTGGCAGGTCGTCCTCCACATCAGGAGTGAGGCAAGTCGGGGGTGACGTTCAAAGGCAGAGCAGTCTGCCAGCCAGAGAGGCACTCAACCAG TTCCATGCGCTCTCCCAGGTTCAGTCTCAGGCTCCCTGCAGTCCGTCAATGACCCGGCAGCAGTACCAGCACCAGCAGCAAGTTCAGCTCCAGTTCCAGCAGCTGGCTCAGCTCGCCGCACAGGCCCAGGCTCCCATCAACGCAGGCTCATCCTCCCCAGCCCAACGTGATGGAAAGCTCCTGGAGGTGATTGAGAGAAAGCGCTGCCTGTGTAAGGAGATTAAGGCACATCGCAGGCCGGATAAGAGCTTATGTAAGCAGGACAGCATGCCTATTTTACCCAGCTGGAGGAGAACACCAGAGCCAAGAAAGACTGGAACACCACCCTGCCAGAGGCCACAGGCTGTGGTGTGGGACACGGCCATCTGA